The DNA region GAGCAGCTCCGTCGCCCTGTTGAGAACGGCCCGATCGATGGGGTACGTGAGACGAGCCCGCGCCTGTTTCGGCGTGAGCCAGCGAATCTCGTCGACCTCCGGGTTCTTCTCGAAGGCGCCCCCCGCCGCTTCCATGAGCCAGTACCGGACGATCTTGTGATTGCCGGCAGGCGTCACGTAGGCGATCGTCCCGATCGGGGCCACGATCGAACCCTTCATGCCGGTCTCCTCCCGGACCTCACGGACGGCGGCGGCCTCGAACCGCTCCTTGCGATTCAGCTTTCCCTTCGGCAGCGACCAGTCGTCGTACCTCGGTCGATGGGCGACGAGGACCTCGAGGCGACCGTCGTTCCGGCGATGGAGCAAGGCGCCTGCCGCCCAGATCGCATCGGGTGATGGGACGAGAGACACGGCTGTCATCAGGCGGATGCCGTCTCCGGCCTGCTCCTCGCCAGGGCGAGATCCTGGAACGTCTCCATGGCGTTCACCCCGCGATCGGGCGCCACCCTCGACCATGTGGCGTCGCCGTCGAGCTCCCACGCCAGCTCGTCGTCCGCCAAGTTCACCTGGATGATCTCCTCGAGCCTCAGCTTGAGCCTGGCGTCGATCACCGGAGTCAGGGTCTCGACCCGCCCGTCCAGGTTCCTCGGCATCATGTCCGCCGAGCCGATGTAGTAGACGGCAGCCTCACCGGGGCTGCCGAATCGGTAGATGCGAGAGTGCTCGAGGAACTTGCCGACGATCGAGCGGACCGTGATGTTCTCCGACAGGCCGGGGACTTGGGGGCGCAGGCACGTCATCCCGCGAACGATCAGCTCGATGCGGCAGCCGCTCCCCGACGCCGCGTAGAGCTCGTCGATTATCTCCGAGTCGACCAGGTGGTTGATCTTCATGAGGATGCGCCCGGCGGTGCCACGCTCCGCCTCCATGCGAATGCGCTCGACGATGCGCTTGCGCATCGCCAGTGGGGCCACGAGGAGCCGCCGGTAGTCGGCCTTCGACGAGTAGCCGGTGAGGGCGTTGAAGAGCTCCGAGAGATCGGAGCCCAGCTCGGGGTCGGCGGTGAACAGCCCGAGGTCCTCGTAGAGCCTCGCCGTCTTCGGGTTGTAGTTGCCGGTGCCGATGTGGACGTATCGGCGCAGCCCGTCGTGCTCGCGGCGCACCACGAGGAGGGTCTTCGAGTGGGTCTTCAAGCCCGACACGCCATAGGCCACATGGGCCCCGGCGTCCTCGAGGAGCTTGGCCCATCGAATGTTGGCGGCCTCGTCGAAACGAGCCTTCAACTCGACCAGCACCACCACCTGCTTGCCCGCCTCGGCCGCGGCGACGAGCGACTCGACGACTGCCTGCTCGCCGCCCAGGGCAGGGTCGTCCGTCTGCGATGTCCGGTAGAGCGTCTGCTTGATGGCGAGCACGTCGCGGTCGGCGGCGGCTTGCGCCAGGAAGGCACCCGTCGACGTCGCGAAGGACTCGTACGGGTGGTGGACGAGGATGTCTGCCTTGCGGATCTCCTCGAAGAAGTCGACCTCGTCGCTCGATCGAGTCATGCGATGCTGCGTCGTCGGTCCCCAGGGATCGTCCTTGAGCTCGGGACGGTCGAGGCCATACAGCGCCCACAATCCGCCGAGATCGAGCGGCGCCAACCGCCTCGTCACCTGGCCGCTCTCCAGGCCGAGCTCGCGGAGGAGCAGCTCGAGCACCTGGTCGGTGATCCGGTCCTCGACCTCGAGACGAACCGCCGAAGCGGCGCGCTGCCGGAACGCCAGGATGCTCTCCATGGCTTCCAGGAGATCGCGCGCCTCGTCTTCCTCGACTGCGAGCTCGGCGTTGCGGGTGACCCGGAAGCTGTACCGGTCTTCGATGCGTTGCCCGTCGAACAGCCGGCCGAGGTGGGCCGAGATCACCTGTTCCAGCGGGACGAAGTGCTCGCCGTCTTCGAGCACGATGAAGCGGGGCAGGATCGGCGGCACCTTGACCCTGGCGAAGCGGATGTCGTGCTCTGCACCCTGGAGCACGACGGCGAGGTTGAGGGACAGGTTCGAGATGTAGGGAAACGGGTGGGACGGATCGACCGCTAGGGGCGTCAGCACCGGAAAGATCTGGTCCTCGAACACGGCTGTCAGGTATTGCTTGGCGTCGGCATCCAGGTCGGTCCAGTTGGCGAGGCGGATGTTCTCCTTCTCGAGTGCCGGGAGGATCGACTCGAGGAAGGCGAGGTCGAGCTGCTCGGTCAGCTCCTCGGCCTTCGTGTCGATGAGCGCCAGCTGCTCGCGGGCGCTCAGGCCGTCCGGTGACACGTGAACCACTCCGGACTTCTGCTGGCCGAGCAGGCCTGCGTAGCGCACCTGATAGAACTCGTCGAGGTTCTGGCTGACGATGGCGAGGAACTTGACGCGCTCGAGGAGCTTGAGGTCGGGGTTCTGGGCGAGCGAGAGAACCCGCTGCTGGAAGTCGAGCAACGAGAGCTCTCGATTGATGAATCGGTCTGCGGTGAAGCTCATGGGGAAGTGGCCTGGCTGAGCTTAGCGATCGGCGATCTCGGCCCGGAAGTGGAGCGAAACGTCTTTCAGGTCCCCCATTTGCCGACCATCGCCGAGACGGCGACGACGAGGAGGACGAGGTCGATCGTCCCGAATGCGCGCAGTCGGGCGTAGACGGATGCGATCTCGGCTGCGTTCGCAGACTCATGGGCAGCGACGCCTCGCCTTGCCAGCCGGACGAAGCCGAAGATGCCCAGCAGCGCTCCGACGATCACGACGAGGAATCCGATCGACACGAAGGCGTCGCTGAACGACCAGGCGTCGCTGACGATCACCAGCCAGATGCCCGTGATCAGCACGACGATCCCCGCCACGTTGAACAGCAACCGACCCATGGCCTCGAATGCGCGCATGAACGCAGCCCCGACGACATTGTCGGAGCGAAAGCGTGCCGACAGGAATCCACTCGTGACCGATGCCCCGATCCACGCCCCTGCGGCGAGAATGTGGATGATCAGCAGGACGGTGCGCATCGTTCCTCCGGGCCGGGTGGCGGCGAATCTAGTCGTTGCCCCCGGCCGCGGTGATGCGGCCCATCAGACCCGGTTGCGCTCCAGCTCCAGAACCTTGTCGAGCCTGCGCTGGTAGCGCCCCGCTCCAATGAACTCGGCGCCCACGAACGCCTCGGCTACCTCCCACGCCACTTCGCTGCCCACGACCCGGGACGCCAACGCGATCACGTTGGCGTCGTCGTGCTCGACAGACTGATGGGCGGTGTACGTCTCGTTCGCCTGTGCGCATCGGATCCCGTCGAGTTTGTTGGCGGCGATGGCCGCACCTGCGCCCGACCCACAGACCAAGATCCCGCGCTCGGCGCGGCCGGACACCACCGCCCGGCCCACTGCGGCCGCGTAGTCGGGATAGTCGACCGGATCCGTGCTCGACGTGCCGAGATCGATCACGGCATGGCCGGCGGCCGCCAGCCGTCCCGTGAGCTCTTCCTTGAGCTCGAAGCCGGCATGATCGGCTCCGATGGCAATCCGCAAGCGCAACCTCCTCGCAGGCGATGGGCAGCGTAGAGGCTTCCCCGGTCGGCACATTGTCTCAACTTCTGTTGACTCAAAATCTGTTGAGAAGGTATGGTCCCGTCATGGACCTCGAGACCCGGGCCCGTCGCCACGCCGCCCTCGGCGATCCGGTTCGGCTG from Acidimicrobiia bacterium includes:
- the ppk1 gene encoding polyphosphate kinase 1, encoding MSFTADRFINRELSLLDFQQRVLSLAQNPDLKLLERVKFLAIVSQNLDEFYQVRYAGLLGQQKSGVVHVSPDGLSAREQLALIDTKAEELTEQLDLAFLESILPALEKENIRLANWTDLDADAKQYLTAVFEDQIFPVLTPLAVDPSHPFPYISNLSLNLAVVLQGAEHDIRFARVKVPPILPRFIVLEDGEHFVPLEQVISAHLGRLFDGQRIEDRYSFRVTRNAELAVEEDEARDLLEAMESILAFRQRAASAVRLEVEDRITDQVLELLLRELGLESGQVTRRLAPLDLGGLWALYGLDRPELKDDPWGPTTQHRMTRSSDEVDFFEEIRKADILVHHPYESFATSTGAFLAQAAADRDVLAIKQTLYRTSQTDDPALGGEQAVVESLVAAAEAGKQVVVLVELKARFDEAANIRWAKLLEDAGAHVAYGVSGLKTHSKTLLVVRREHDGLRRYVHIGTGNYNPKTARLYEDLGLFTADPELGSDLSELFNALTGYSSKADYRRLLVAPLAMRKRIVERIRMEAERGTAGRILMKINHLVDSEIIDELYAASGSGCRIELIVRGMTCLRPQVPGLSENITVRSIVGKFLEHSRIYRFGSPGEAAVYYIGSADMMPRNLDGRVETLTPVIDARLKLRLEEIIQVNLADDELAWELDGDATWSRVAPDRGVNAMETFQDLALARSRPETASA
- the rpiB gene encoding ribose 5-phosphate isomerase B, which gives rise to MRIAIGADHAGFELKEELTGRLAAAGHAVIDLGTSSTDPVDYPDYAAAVGRAVVSGRAERGILVCGSGAGAAIAANKLDGIRCAQANETYTAHQSVEHDDANVIALASRVVGSEVAWEVAEAFVGAEFIGAGRYQRRLDKVLELERNRV
- a CDS encoding DUF2269 family protein; translation: MRTVLLIIHILAAGAWIGASVTSGFLSARFRSDNVVGAAFMRAFEAMGRLLFNVAGIVVLITGIWLVIVSDAWSFSDAFVSIGFLVVIVGALLGIFGFVRLARRGVAAHESANAAEIASVYARLRAFGTIDLVLLVVAVSAMVGKWGT